In Lolium perenne isolate Kyuss_39 chromosome 5, Kyuss_2.0, whole genome shotgun sequence, the sequence GTAGGGATATTTGGATTGGTTGAAATCTAGGAAAGTGCCATCAGAGTGTAAAACGTTTTTCTTCATATGTGTATATAGAAACCAATAATGGTTCTGCTAGTCCCAGGAAATAATCAGCTAGAACATAATCATCGTGCAGGCCAAACATCTTTCCAACAACAAAAGGCTGCCGAACCGGTAGCACTGAAGCCTCGCAGCTCCTATGCCTCTCACAGTTTAATCAGGACACTTAGCCACAAAAAAGAAAATCCAATCAGAACAACTTGGCCCAGGTGGTTACCCTACACGCCTCGCTACCTCCTTGAATCAAAGTGAAACTGAAGGTTGAAGTCTTAGGAATATACTTTGAATATATGGAAAGTTGAAGCCATATGAAATTACCTGTATGGGATTATATATAACTAATGAACAGAAAGTGCCCCGCAAAAATAAAGAACAGAAAGTGATTATATGTCTTCTTTTTCTTACATGCCAATTTGCCATGTTGGATTGAAGAGTTTCTTAGCAACAATCGGTCTAGAAAGCTGACTAAAAGATCATCCTTTGTTGGTTAAGAACTTTGTAGTTGTGTATCTACCTGATGAAAAGATTTACAGCCAGATTTGACTTGTTTATTATCTCTAGGAGTGCTATTATTGTTTAAAGAGAAAATCTCCAATTTGGTCTATGAAGTTGCCCCGGATGTGCGCTTTGGTTACGAACTTGCAAATCGTGAATTGTAGGTCAAGAAGTTGCCCCGCCCGAGCGTTTTGGTTATTCCGTCATGGCCAATGTTAGTTTGCTGACATGGCCAATTACTTTTTTGCAAATTGTCCCCTAAAAAAGTCAAACCGGGGACTAGAAAGTTGGAAAAACAAAAATTTAGGGGGAAATTTGCAAAAAAATTGGCCTCATCAGCAAATTAACGGCCACCGGTGAGTGACCAAAATACTCGCGCCGGGCAACTTCGTGACCCATAATTCACGATTTGCAAGTTCGTGACCAAAACGCACATCCGGAGCAACTTCATAGATTAAATTGGGATTTTTTCTAGTTTAAAAGTTACTACTTGCAATAGTTCTACCAGCTGAATGGTGCAGTCCCAGCAAAGTTGAAATATGTATTTTGTTTTCTGAATCTAGCCTCTGGCTAGCTTGAGACATTTGACATGTAACTGTAAGGATGAATTGTCTGGATTGCTTTGCAGGAATATCAGGAACATGACAAGTTAATCCAGTTTAAATGTTCATCGAATTTCGGATTGCAGGACCATGTGTTACAAGTCATTGTTATATTTCTGACATCTGGATACTTTTCGTATCTACTCAAATTTCATCTATTACAATCCGCAAAGGATGAAGATCAGCTTGCTCCCCTACCGAGCTCCTCGCCGCTCGAGAAACGCTGCCACAAAACTGTTCAGGAAAATTCTCTTCATGGAGGCAAGAAACTATTACATTAATTTGAAAATGAATTAATTTTTAAATATTATTGTGTCATATTGCAGTGGATGAGCAGTATCTTAAACCATCGACAAAAATTTGAGGTGTCCATTCTGAAAGGTGTTGAATTAGGTGAGACTCGTTCGTCCTGCTCGCTCCCGCGAGCAGGAGGGCGAACCCTAACCCCTCCCCCTCgtccctctccctccctccccgcCGCCGCCAGAGGGCATCATCGGGCAAAGTCCCGGGAGCGCCAGCGGCAACAGGACCTCTTCTCCCCCTCGCTAGGCGGTGGCGGCATGGGCCGGTGCAGTTGGCGGGGGCGCGGCGCTGGACGTGGGGGCGCGGTGGCGTGGTGGCTGCGTGACTTTGGCATGCGCGCGGCGGTGGCTGCGCTCTCAggtgcggcgacgacggcgggcgACGCGTGCTGGTGCTCGATTTGGTTCGGGGAGGTGGCATGGGGTGTTGTGTCGTAAGGGCTGGCACGGCCTGGACGTTCCCTGGCGATGCTGCAATGACTTCTGGACAGGATCCTGGCGGGGAGTGGGCAGTGCGGCTGTCCGCCGCCTCGAGCTCAGGCCGATGTAGGGGGCCTGGGCCCATGTCGAGCCCATACTCCTTTGCCCCAGATCTAGTGATGTCGGCAGCCATGGGGGCAGCTGGTTATCGATCTGGAAAGGGAACCCCTCCCGTAGCCTCGCCGATATCCGGGGACCTCGCGGCGGAGTTCTCTCGTCTCCTCTCTCGTTCTTCGGTGCGCGCAGTTTggttttgccggggcggcggccctggacggTGGGAGCCTCGTTGGCTAGTGGGTGTGGTTTCCATGGCTGTGTGGGCGGCGTGGTGCCAGTGAGCCGCGTGGTGTGTGGTACGATGGTTGTTGTGGCGACCACTGTTACCCTGCGCGGAAGGTAGAGTGTGCGCCGGGGGAAATCCTTGCCCTTTGGGCCGTAGTGGCGGCGTCCGCCGATGGCGtacccttcttggaggcatcgttGTGGCAGCGCTCGGTCCCTCCACgtactccgggtgaaaacccaagatctcacacacaaaccctagcgcctctctccccaaccctagccgccaccatctgaaAATACAACGCCATGTGTGGTCGAGGCTgaggtcgcggccgtggtcgtggccgcggcagagctccACGCACGCCGTCGCTGCGACgacatcgtcttcatcgtcggacatGGACGAGGAGGGGACCGTGCTGTTCGAGTTTGTCGTCGTCCTCAACAGCGACCCACACGGCATCTAGACGCCGCCGAACACCTTCGTCGACTTTGTCGCCGGTGACGAGCGCCCGggctcgctgcatctgcgggaggctgcatgcggctgctgccggtggattgtggacatgatctacgacgcgcgcggaaagatgtacctccacatcggctgagAGAAGTTTGCGCGCTACCAccacctcgaagccggcttcgtgctcgtgttctcctactttggcgagagggacatgagcgtcaaggtgttcgacgagacgcgctgtcGCCGCCAGTACCACGGGGACAgtgccgacgaggacgacgactgagtgttgtttcttcgcagcgaatatcgGCACGCATAtttttggatgttcttcctcgaaagaaccaacatGGGAACCCTCGCCAGcttgattttccagtttgggtgactgggtgtgccctcgagtgttctttcttggcggcGAACATACGAAACCTGCGATGACCGGCCtaattaggtttagtttttttatgcaatgttttatatttgtgtcaaccatggttcaaactatgtattagtttgtgaaaaaACCATGTTCCGAACTATATCTTCGtgtaaccacgttcccaattatgtattagtttgtggaataaaATGTTTATTCTCCTTATTCGACTTTCTATGCATTTATTAGTGATTTTAATTCAAAACATCTATCGGGGCCGTTGGTTTGGGGGCGCCAGTGTGAGAACAACTCCCCTAGATAGAGGATGCAATGCCGGTGTCCCCCAAACGGAGGTGCCGACGCCTCCGCCGGCGACTATTTGGGAGCCGCCGATGAAGATGCTCTTAGTGTTATCTTTATTCCATATGTATGCACAACCGCAGGTGAATCCTAGACCCTAACATATCTTTATCCATCGATACACAACAAAAAAGTTAAGCTGGAAAGGGTCCGGTAACTGAAAGACAACCAGGCTCTTAAGGTCTCAACAAATAACGTAATCTTACACTAATTAAATTcttcccaaggttcgattaaaccttacaTCTTCTATGAAAAAAGCTACTATACTGCATCCGTGATTCGGATTGAAGGATTGAAGGTATCAACCTCATTTTCTGCCGCCGCTGTGAGGGAAGCAATTCTCGGTACCCTGGTGAGGTTACTTGAGAACTTGCTAGTAGTTAGTTTTATTTCCGTTTTAGTGTACCAATTGTTATTATTTTAACTTTTGCTGGTAACCCAAAAAACCCAAAACCAATGGTTAACTTTTTTTTATCTTACTAGTGAATTACGTAAGACAGTGATAGATTTTACTTTGGAAGGAGAGTACACATTGGAACACGCTCTCTCTGGGTACACACACGCAGTGACGTCAGGACGTGGACCGACTAGCGCCTAGCCCAAACCCGACCGCACATCTCTTCCCCGAGACGCCAAACAGATCACCACCAGtcgccggagcgccgccgccgcctcctcaacTACTACCCGACGGAGGACACACcaaccctagggtttcccctcccgcaccgccgccgccgcatgCAGCCCTCCACCGATCGACGCCGCGGCAaccccgccgcctcctcctcccgtgGCGTATGGCGCCCCCGAtccgccgcccccgccgccgcccccgaccaCCATCCGATCCCCACATACGTCGCCCCCCAACATGACAACACCGCCCCCATACTGCCCCTCCCCAGCCCGGCCTCCGACGCGCGTCCGAGCCGCCGACGCCAGCGCCGCCCGAACCCCAACCCcaaccccaactacaacaacCTCCGCCAAACCCCGCCGCAGGAGAGGCCTCCGTCCAACCACAACAACAGCCACCGCCGCGCCCGGGCGCAGGAGAGGGCTCCGCCCCTGAACACGAGCGCCCCCGCGCCGGCAGATGCCCCAGCCCCCGCTCCTCCAGCGGCGGTGCCGCAGCTGGTGCAGGAGATCCAGGACAAGCTGGCGCGGGGGGCGGTGGAGTGCATGATCTGCTACGACATGGTGCGGAGGTCCGCGCCCGTCTGGTCCTGCGGGAGCTGCTTCTCCATCTTCCACCTGCCCTGCATCCGCAAGTGGGCGCGCGCGCCGGCCTCCGTCTCCGGCGCCTCCGACCCGTCCGCCGCCTGGCGCTGCCCCGGGTGCCAGTCCGTGCACGACGTCCCCGCGCGCGACATCGCCTACACCTGCTTCTGCGGCCGCCGCCGCGACCCCCCCAGCGACCACTTCCTCACCCCGCACTCCTGCGGCGAGCCCTGCTCCAAGCCCCTCGGGACCGCTGCCAAGGCCGCCTCCCCCGACGACGATGATGCCACCAGGTGCCCGCACGTCTGCGTCCTGCAGTGCCACCCTGGGCCATGCCCACCCTGCAAGGCGTTTGCTCCGGAGCGGCCGTGCCCTTGCGGCAAGCAGTCTATCGTGCGGCGGTGCGCGGACCGGACCACTCCTGTTACATGTGGGCAGCAGTGCCAGCAGCTGCTCCCCTGCGGGAGGCACCGCTGCGAGAAGGTCTGCCACACCGGGCCTTGCGGGGACTGTCAGGTTAACTTCTCCGCGCAGTGCTTCTGTGGTAAGAAAACAGACACCTTGTTGTGTGGCGAGATGGCGGTGAAGGGGGAGCTGTCGGAGAAGGATGGGGTGTTCTCTTGCGGTGAGTTTTGCGGCAACAGTCTGGCGTGCGGCAATCATGGCTGCCAGGACGTTTGCCACCCAGGGCCGTGCGGGGAGTGCGAACTCGTGCCAGGGAAGGTCACCACATGCCATTGTGGCAAGACAGGGCTGCAGGAGAAGAGGGCGAGCTGTTTGGACCCGATCCCCACCTGTGACAAGGTCTGCGACAAGAAGTTGCCGTGCGGGGTTCATAGGTGCAAGGTTACATGCCACGAGGGCAAGTGTCCACCGTGCTTGGCGCGCGTCGAGCAGAGGTGCCGCTGTGGCTCATCAAGTCGGATGGTGGAGTGCTACATGGTCTCGATGGAAGAGTTCCGTTGCAACAAGCCTTGTGGCCGCAAGAAGAACTGCGGGAGGCACAGGTGCAGCGAGTGGTGTTGCCCAATGTCGAAGCCGTTTGCTCAGCATGAAGGTGACAACCTGGATCCCCATTTCTGCCAGATACCATGTGGCAAGAGGCTCCGTTGTGGGCAGCATGGCTGCCAGCATCTCTGCCACAGCGGTCACTGCGATCCTTGCCGTGAGACCATATTCAATGATCTCAGTTGTGCCTGTGGCAGGACATCTATTCCGCCGCCACAGCCGTGCGGCACACCAACTCCATCATGCCCACACCAGTGCATGGTCCCTCAGCCTTGTGGGCATCCAGCGTCGCATCAATGCCATTTTGGGGACTGCCCACCTTGTGTTGTGCCGGTGATGAGAGAATGCACTGGGGGGCATGTGATGTTAAGGAACATCCCTTGTGGTTCAAAGGATATCAGATGCAACCAGCCCTGTGGAAAGAACCGTCAATGTGGACTGCATGCTTGCGCCAGGACTTGCCACCCTTCCCCTTGCGATCCACCGCCTGCAAATGGAGATGCTAGATCAAGCTCTGGGAGCAAAGTTTCATGTGGACAGTTATGTGGTGTACCAAGGAAGGAATGCAAGCACACTTGCAATAGCCCATGCCACCCATCATCACCTTGCCCAGACGTGAGATGTGAAGTCCGTGTGTCTATTACATGTTCTTGTGGTCGCATCGCTTCAACTGTGCCCTGCAGTGCTGGTGGATCCGATAATATGTTTGATATTTCCATCATACAGCAGCTGCCGATGCCTCTCCAACCAGTGGAATCAAATGGGAAGAGGGTACCTCTTGGGCAGAGGAAATTTTGCTGCGATGAGGAGTGTGCAAAAGTGGAGAGGAAAAGGGTCCTTGCTGATGCTTTTGACATCACACCGCCCAATCTGGATGCATTGCATTTCGGTGAGAACTCAAATGCGTCGGAGTTGCTTTCTGATCTTTTCCGTCGTGAGCCAAAGTGGGTGCTGGCCATAGAGGAGAGGTGCAAATTTCTTGTGCTTGGGAAGACACGAGGAAATTCTTCAAGCAACATCAAGGTCCATGTCTTCTGTCACATGACGAAGGATAAGAGGGATGCTGTCAGGCTCATTGCAGATAGGTGGAAGCTGTCTGTTCAGGCGGCTGGTTGGGAGCCCAAGCGTTTTGTTACCATTCATGTCACACCCAAGTCGAAGGCACCTGCTCGCGTTCTGGGCTCCAAGGCTGGTATCCCTGTCTCAGCTTCCCATCCTTACTTTGATCCCATGGTGGACATGGATCCGAGGCTTGTTATTGCAATGCTGGACCTGCCAAGGGAAGCTAACGTCAGCTCTCTAGTCCTGAGGTTTGGTGGGGAGTGTGAATTGGTTTGGCTGAATGACAAGAATGCCTTGGCGGTCTTCAGTGATCCAGCTAGAGCCGCGACAGCGCTGAGGCGGctagactatggatctgcttaccAGGGTGCTGCAATGTTTTGCCCAAGCAGCACCACTCAAGCTTCGTCATCAGGCAATGTGTGGGTTGGAGCACAGAGGGACGGAGTATCGGCTGCAAAGACAAGTGCAAATCCATGGAAGAAGGCTGGTGCCTCTGAGTCTGACCCATCTGGAGACTGGACAGTGCTTGGTCATTCTCCAGGGACAAGTGTGCTTGGTCAAGCTCCAGGGTCAGTGTGGAGGCATGCTGACATTCCTGGTCAGGTCATGGGTACGAACAGATGGAATGCTCTGGAGTCTCCTTCTGCTACAAGCTCTGGGCCAACTGACAAGCGCAAGCCGCTTCCTCGCACTGATGCTGGATCCTCCAGCACTTCTGTTCCTCGCGTCGGTGCTGGGTCCAGTGCAGCACAGAGCGCTGGGCAAGCAGTGCCCAAGCTGCAGCCAGACTTCGAAGTGGAAGACTGGGAAGAATCATGTGAGTGATGCAGGCAGAGGTGGTTTGGTCTAGATGGCTTGTTTTATCCAGATGCCATTTTCTCTCATTTTCTTTTGGCTAATATATGATGTACTATATCGATACTCATATTCTGTCAAGTAGGTTCCTGGTTGTTGCCTGTTGACTACTAATGATTTTGTCACTGTGGCAATCAATCCTTCTGTAAGGCTGCTGCTTCCTTTGCAGCCATTCATTTGAACTAAGAAGAAGATGCCATAAATTTACCTTCGCTGGTCTCTTTCTGGGTTTGAATGGTACCTTTTGTGATCTCACGTATGCTATGAATTTCTCGTGTCATTCCTGTAATTAGGCCGAGTCGTTCTCTTGCTGATGTTCCCTATGAAGTGGAGCGGCGACCTGGAGGTGCAGCAGTGTAGCTTGTGTGATCTCATGTATGTTACAAATTGCTTAGGGATCTCACTGGATAATCTGGTTGCCATTTGCTAGTGATCACTGTGTGGTCCTAATGCTTAGCTGAATTCAAAGAGGTCTTGAGGTATGTTAAAATGCAACTGAAACAGAGTTGCTTTGCTGCATTTGGTTTGTTTTTCTTGTTATTTTGTCCTTCCCTTCGCTAAGTTGTTATCCCAAACCCCCTATCCACTATGGTCTGCtcgctccatcgaccagcaagaaCCTTGCTGGTAATTGTACCCATGAGTTATTTTCAATAAAACTTCCTCATGGGAATTCAGACTTAAACTGATTACTATGGTGTGGCTCGTCTGATCACCTCTGTTTAATGTAGATCATATGATATTGCGGAAATGCCAACCTTGTGTTACTGAACTCAAGATATGTCGCTGCAACACAAGTTAATATATGTCAGTGTGCTGGTCTACAGGATCTGTTTCTGAGTTCACCATCTTTTCTGAACTGCAGAAAATCAATTTGATCTTCAGATAAGCTCAAGATCATGGGCTCGTTAGATAAATTATTTAGAGGGTCAGTAAACAAAGTTTCGAGGGAACACTATGATGGCAACTGGCATGAAGGCAATTCACCTGATCACATCAAAGTTAGCTTCTTCTCATTTACGTCATTATTTTCCCATATGCAGACTTAATCATTTATCCTTTCTAGTTTCTATTGTAACTAGTCCTTTCTTTTCATATAATCTACTCCCTctggtctcttttaatt encodes:
- the LOC127325870 gene encoding NF-X1-type zinc finger protein NFXL1, whose product is MQPSTDRRRGNPAASSSRGVWRPRSAAPAAAPDHHPIPTYVAPQHDNTAPILPLPSPASDARPSRRRQRRPNPNPNPNYNNLRQTPPQERPPSNHNNSHRRARAQERAPPLNTSAPAPADAPAPAPPAAVPQLVQEIQDKLARGAVECMICYDMVRRSAPVWSCGSCFSIFHLPCIRKWARAPASVSGASDPSAAWRCPGCQSVHDVPARDIAYTCFCGRRRDPPSDHFLTPHSCGEPCSKPLGTAAKAASPDDDDATRCPHVCVLQCHPGPCPPCKAFAPERPCPCGKQSIVRRCADRTTPVTCGQQCQQLLPCGRHRCEKVCHTGPCGDCQVNFSAQCFCGKKTDTLLCGEMAVKGELSEKDGVFSCGEFCGNSLACGNHGCQDVCHPGPCGECELVPGKVTTCHCGKTGLQEKRASCLDPIPTCDKVCDKKLPCGVHRCKVTCHEGKCPPCLARVEQRCRCGSSSRMVECYMVSMEEFRCNKPCGRKKNCGRHRCSEWCCPMSKPFAQHEGDNLDPHFCQIPCGKRLRCGQHGCQHLCHSGHCDPCRETIFNDLSCACGRTSIPPPQPCGTPTPSCPHQCMVPQPCGHPASHQCHFGDCPPCVVPVMRECTGGHVMLRNIPCGSKDIRCNQPCGKNRQCGLHACARTCHPSPCDPPPANGDARSSSGSKVSCGQLCGVPRKECKHTCNSPCHPSSPCPDVRCEVRVSITCSCGRIASTVPCSAGGSDNMFDISIIQQLPMPLQPVESNGKRVPLGQRKFCCDEECAKVERKRVLADAFDITPPNLDALHFGENSNASELLSDLFRREPKWVLAIEERCKFLVLGKTRGNSSSNIKVHVFCHMTKDKRDAVRLIADRWKLSVQAAGWEPKRFVTIHVTPKSKAPARVLGSKAGIPVSASHPYFDPMVDMDPRLVIAMLDLPREANVSSLVLRFGGECELVWLNDKNALAVFSDPARAATALRRLDYGSAYQGAAMFCPSSTTQASSSGNVWVGAQRDGVSAAKTSANPWKKAGASESDPSGDWTVLGHSPGTSVLGQAPGSVWRHADIPGQVMGTNRWNALESPSATSSGPTDKRKPLPRTDAGSSSTSVPRVGAGSSAAQSAGQAVPKLQPDFEVEDWEESCE